One window from the genome of Caldilineales bacterium encodes:
- a CDS encoding ComEC family competence protein — protein sequence MSTLPFPFLRSERIPSPYLVVYAALGLAAGVALGERMVRSGWFGCAGGALTPNPLWLLAPLPVLAGFIAWGRERRRVVIPLVAGGCLLLGVWRYAWHPFEPCLGPGNLAFYHRSDPFDRPTVLEGMISGYPDEREAYNQYRVQVDTLWQGDERLPVAGAALVRTGKETLLQYGDRVRVNGAPTSPPTFPGFDYRRFLARKDIYTLVRRAEVTVLASGQGNRLLAALYAFRARAAGILSALLPRPYAALANGMILGIESGIPSDLYTQFNLTGSSHVIVISGSNIALVSAIFLAVFSRGLGGRKRLAAACTLVGIIAYTLLVGADSAVTRAAIMGGLFVLATAFGQTSVALISLFLAGLVMFLLNPLTLWDVGFQLSFAATLGLILLGQPMQRRWQQGIGRKLPKFARGLVSEGLLITLAAQIATLPLIVYYFGRLSLISLLVNVLILPVQPFILIGGGLSILVGLAWLPLARATALVPHACLWWTVAVVQQGAVIPFASLEIDAFGRFIALVALILYGLTFLWWLLRQEQGATTLLPPAWRLPALRGVTLAGLLILPVWVGAAWNEARPDGRLHIHLLGRERAADFLLVAPNGNSALITTARESPAYPLPTLLAMLPGQRCPQLILVARPAAPAPDLGDCPQSQVLAAGHPALQPGAQITLADGVVLTQLAGGGDEALLFILRYNDFSALLPFENSQETQAALQPETPAGISLLPAPFPGTGAWPQPDFLAHLRPELVLVPQGATYPPSVMARLSQTATAAIANDAATEITTDGRSFRLTTRPYPQDDLTP from the coding sequence GTGTCCACCCTTCCCTTTCCCTTTCTCCGTTCCGAGCGCATTCCCTCGCCCTACCTGGTGGTGTATGCGGCGCTGGGGTTGGCGGCTGGGGTGGCGCTGGGTGAGCGGATGGTGCGGTCGGGGTGGTTTGGTTGCGCGGGCGGGGCGCTAACCCCCAATCCGCTGTGGTTGTTGGCGCCGCTGCCGGTGCTGGCCGGGTTCATCGCCTGGGGCAGGGAGCGACGGCGGGTGGTCATCCCTCTGGTGGCCGGCGGCTGCCTGCTGCTGGGCGTCTGGCGCTATGCCTGGCATCCGTTCGAACCCTGCCTGGGGCCGGGCAACCTGGCTTTCTATCATCGCTCCGACCCCTTCGACCGTCCGACCGTTCTGGAGGGCATGATCAGCGGCTACCCGGACGAGCGCGAAGCCTACAACCAATACCGGGTGCAGGTGGATACGCTCTGGCAGGGCGACGAGCGCTTGCCGGTGGCGGGGGCGGCACTAGTGCGAACCGGCAAGGAGACGCTGCTGCAATACGGCGACCGGGTGCGGGTGAATGGCGCGCCGACAAGCCCTCCCACCTTCCCAGGCTTCGACTACCGTCGCTTTCTGGCCCGCAAGGACATCTACACCCTGGTGCGCCGGGCCGAGGTGACGGTGCTGGCCTCGGGCCAGGGCAACCGGCTGCTGGCAGCCCTGTATGCTTTCCGCGCGCGCGCTGCCGGCATCCTGTCGGCCCTCTTGCCCAGGCCCTACGCCGCCCTGGCCAACGGTATGATCCTGGGCATCGAAAGCGGCATCCCCAGCGACCTGTACACGCAGTTCAACCTCACCGGCTCCAGCCATGTCATCGTCATCAGCGGCAGCAACATCGCCCTGGTGTCGGCCATCTTCCTGGCCGTTTTCAGTCGCGGGTTGGGCGGGCGCAAGCGTCTAGCCGCGGCCTGCACCCTGGTCGGCATCATCGCCTATACCCTGCTGGTGGGCGCCGACTCGGCCGTGACCCGCGCCGCCATCATGGGCGGGCTGTTCGTCCTGGCCACGGCCTTCGGCCAGACCAGCGTCGCCCTGATCTCGCTCTTCCTGGCCGGGTTGGTCATGTTCTTGCTCAACCCGCTCACGTTATGGGATGTCGGCTTTCAGCTCAGCTTCGCCGCCACCCTGGGCCTCATCCTCCTCGGCCAGCCCATGCAGCGCCGCTGGCAACAAGGGATCGGCCGGAAGCTGCCCAAGTTTGCCCGTGGCCTGGTGTCCGAGGGATTGCTGATCACCTTGGCCGCCCAAATCGCCACTTTGCCTCTCATCGTCTACTACTTCGGCCGGCTGTCGTTGATCTCGCTCCTGGTCAACGTGCTCATCCTGCCGGTGCAGCCGTTCATCCTCATCGGCGGCGGGCTGAGCATCCTGGTAGGGTTGGCCTGGCTGCCCCTGGCGCGGGCTACCGCCCTCGTCCCGCACGCCTGCCTGTGGTGGACGGTGGCGGTGGTGCAGCAGGGCGCTGTCATCCCCTTTGCCTCGCTCGAAATCGACGCCTTTGGCCGCTTTATCGCCCTGGTCGCCCTCATCCTCTATGGGCTGACCTTCCTGTGGTGGCTGTTGCGCCAGGAGCAAGGCGCAACCACGCTGCTGCCGCCGGCCTGGCGCCTGCCGGCCCTGCGCGGCGTCACCCTGGCCGGGCTGCTGATCCTGCCCGTGTGGGTGGGAGCCGCCTGGAACGAAGCCCGGCCCGATGGCCGCCTGCACATCCACCTGCTGGGGCGAGAACGGGCGGCCGATTTTCTGCTGGTGGCGCCCAACGGCAACAGCGCCCTGATCACCACCGCCCGCGAGTCGCCCGCCTATCCATTGCCGACCCTGCTGGCGATGCTGCCCGGCCAGCGCTGCCCCCAACTCATCCTGGTCGCCCGCCCGGCGGCGCCCGCGCCTGACCTGGGCGATTGTCCACAATCGCAGGTGCTTGCCGCTGGCCACCCTGCCTTGCAGCCCGGCGCCCAGATCACGCTGGCGGATGGCGTCGTCCTGACCCAACTTGCCGGCGGCGGCGACGAAGCCCTGCTGTTCATCCTGCGGTACAATGATTTCTCGGCCCTGCTGCCGTTCGAGAACAGCCAGGAGACGCAGGCGGCCCTTCAGCCGGAGACGCCGGCCGGGATTTCACTGCTCCCGGCTCCCTTCCCCGGCACAGGCGCCTGGCCGCAGCCCGACTTCCTGGCGCACCTCCGTCCCGAACTCGTACTCGTGCCGCAGGGCGCCACCTACCCTCCGTCGGTCATGGCCCGGCTCAGCCAGACGGCCACGGCTGCAATCGCCAACGACGCCGCCACCGAGATCACGACCGATGGCCGCAGCTTTCGCCTGACCACGCGCCCCTATCCTCAAGACGACCTGACGCCCTGA